TGTTCCCGAGCCGTACTCCCGCGGCTCTGTCCCCTGCCTGAAATATTCGAAGACCTCGGAGGCGCCCGTAGGAGACAGCAGCCCTGTCGCCGGATCGATGGGGACGCGGATGACACCTTCGGGAATGGCGAACGGCATCAGCGGCTCGGCGGCGAGGGTGCTCTTCATGAAATTGGCCCATATCGGCGCAGCCGCCTTTCCGCCGACGATCCCCGAACCGAGGGAGCGGCGCATATCGTCGAAACCGATCCAGACACACCCCACCAGCTGGGGAGTGTATCCTACGAACCACGCGTCCTTGTAATCATTGCTCGTCCCGGTCTTCCCTGCAGCAGGCCTGCCGATCGCCGCCCGCATGCCCGTGCCGTAACTGATGACATCCTCCATCATGGAGGTCATGAGGAAGGCGGTCTGGGGCGATACGGTCTCGATGCCCTCGGGGTCGCTGCTCTCGAGGACGTTGCCCTGGGCATCGGTAATGTATTTTATGGTGATAGGATTCATCCTGACCCCGCCGTTGGCGAACGTGGCATAGACAGTAGCGAGCTCGAGGGGCGTAACACTAGTCGAGCCGAGGGCGATCGTGAGCTCCCGGGGCAGCTCGGCCTGGATGCCGATCTCCCGGGCGAACGACCGGACCGCATCGATGCCTATGGCTTCGATGAGCTTGACCGTGACGATATTCCGCGAGAAGGCGAGCGCCTCCCGGAGCCGCGTCGGGCCGTAGTACTGGCGGTCGTAATTCTCGGGTCTCCACTCACCCACCGCGCCCCCGGGATAGGAGACCGGCGCATCGTTGACCACCGTCGCCGGGGTGAAGCTATGCTCCAGGGCGGCAGCGTAGATAATGGGCTTGAAGGACGACCCCGGCTGCCGCTTTGCGTAGAGGGCGCGGTTGTATTCGCTCTTGGTGAAGCTGTATCCACCGACAATGGCCCGCACATAACCGGTCTCCGGCTCGATGGCGGCGACGGCGCCTTCGACCTCGGGCTCCTGTTCGAGGCTGAAGGTGACCTGCCTTCCGGCAATGTTCTTGAACCTGACCCAGACGATGTCGCCGCGCCGGAGGATATTCGTGAGCTTGAAATCCTTATGGGTTACCCTCTTGCCGCTCTTGTCGATGACCGAGCTCGCCCAGAGCGCATCGCCGACCATCAGCGTGCCGGTGATGCCCCGCGCCTTGATGGCCGCTTCCTTGGCGCCCACCGAAATAACGACACCGGCTGCGATATCTCCCAGTGCGATCGGGAAGGAGGCCCTCGGCGCGTTCATCTCCTCCTTGATCTCCTCCCTGTGGCCTATCGGCCCGCGCCAGCCGCGCATCTTGTCGATCTGCCGCAGTCCCTCCTGGAGCGCCCGCTGGGCGTTCGCCTGGGCGCTCTTGTCGAGGGTGGTATAGACCCGCAGCTTGCCCTTGTAAACGGTCTCTACCCCGTACTTCTGTTCGAGCTGCTGCCTGATATATTCGAGGAAGTAGTTATAGGTCTCGGTGTTCGCCCGTGCTGTCGAGAGCGCGAGGGCCGCTGTCTTTGCCGCGGTCCTCTCCGAGGGCTTGATGAATCCCTCCTCTTCCATCCGCGCCAGAACGATCTCCTGCCGCCCTTTCGCCCGCACGAGATCGTTGTAGGGGGAATAGGTGGTGGGCGCCTTGATGAGCCCGGCGAGCATGGCGGCCTCGGGGAGCGAGATCTGTCCCACGGATTTGCCGAAGTAGGTGCGCGACGCCATCTCGACGCCGTAGGCGCCGTGGCCGAAGTAGACACGGTTCAGGTAGAGCTCGAGGATCTCTTTTTTCGAGAGCTCCTTTTCGAGCTTCATGGCGAGCCGGGCCTCTTTCAGCTTCCGCTGGATCGTTTTTTCAGGGGTGAGAAAGAGGATCTTCGCGAGCTGCTGGGTGATGGTGCTGCCGCCCTCCTTGAGACTGGCGGCCATGATGTCCTTTACCAGCGCGCGGGCTATGCCGATGTAGTCGATCCCTTTGTGGCGCCAGAAGCGGGAGTCCTCGACAGCGACCACGGCGTTTTTCAGATGCGCCGGAACTTTATCGTAGGGCACGAAGATGCCCTTCTCGATCTTGAACTCGCCGATGAGCGTATCGTCGTCGGCATAGACCTTGGTCCCGTCGGTAGGGCGCTGCTTCTTCAGCTCCGCTATCGAGGGGACTCCCTGGGCAACGGCGAAAAAACCGCCTGCTAGAAAACCGGTGAGCACGACGAGAAGAATGAGAACGACCTTGAACCGCATCTCTAAATTATAAAGAGGAGCAGCCGAAATTTACAACTCGAAGCGCGCCCGGAAAATTAAATGTTCTTAATGCGCATCCTTAAGGAGTGTCTAACGGAATGAGGAGGGGGAGTCGAACGAGGCATAGTACATTCGCTCAACTGCCACCCCAAAGATCTTCGATCTTCGGGGACCCCGCTTCTCGGTCGATGCGACCTCCGAGGCGGGGCAGCTCGGAATCGAGTCGTACCGACCCGCTTCACCATCCCTGGATTACGCCAGGGCTGCCCATGCCGCTCATGTACTATGCCTCGCCCGACTCCAAGCTCGTTCATTTTGTTAGAGACTTTTAATGCTCTGCACAGTGTTGATGTTAAGGCAACGATCGGCGTACTATAAAAGAGAATGGTGTTTCGCTGACAGGATGATCGTTGCTCGTGTAGGTAAAAGGATGTTTGATACCCGAAGGAGGATGACCGTGAGGTTCGATGTCTACCGGTATAAAAGTCCCTGGGGAGCTCTGTATTGCGTGTTCGACGGGCCTTTTCTCGCAGAGCTCGCCATAAAGGAGAGGCCGCTCTCTCTCGAGACGTCCCCGCTCTCGTCGATACCGCCGCTGACAGGCCCCTTTGCTGTGGAGCTGGACAGGTATTTCGAGGGGACGCTCGAACGGTTCTCCCAGAGAGTGAAGCTCGTGATGGGCACGCCGTTCGAGCAGAGGGTCTGGCGCGCGCTCGGCCGTATCCCCTACGGCGAGACGCGGTCGTACAAGTGGATCGCGGAGCAGGCCGGCAGCCCGGCGGGGTTCAGGGCGGCAGGACAGGCGCTCGGGAAGAACCCGCTCCCGATCATCGTCCCCTGCCACCGCGTGGTCGCTGCCGACGGCTCCGTCGGAGGCTTTTCGTGCGGCATAGAAGTAAAGCAGTGGCTGCTCGAGCATGAAAAGACGAGTAAGAAGCAAGAATTCTGACTTCTTGCTTATCGTATATACGCTTCGGTGACGTAGCGGCGCATCATGCGGTGGGAGTTGAAGTAGTAGGCGTTCTTTCCGATGGCGTTCTGCATGATCCGTATCCAGAGCCGCTTCTCGTCGTAGAACGCCGGGATGATCACCTGCTCCAGCTTGTGGTAGAGGTCGTCGGCATCGCGGGCAGGGTCTGCCGGCACTTCCGGCGAGGGGCCGATCGCCCAGCCCGTGTATCCCTCGATATGCCCCTCGATCCACCATCCGTCGAGGATGCTGAAGTTCGGGACGCCGTTATGGGTCGCCTTCATCCCGCTCGTGCCCGATGCCTCGAGGGGCCGCAAAGGGGTGTTCAGCCAGACATCGACACCCGAGATGATCTTCAGCGCGAGGTCCATATTGTAATTCTCCAGGAACGCGATCTTCACCTTGTCTTTCAGCCGCTCCTTGATCTCGAAGATCCGTTGAATCAGCTTTTTCCCTGACTCGTCCCGCGGATGGGCCTTTCCCGCATACACGATCTGCAACCTGCCCTCCCCGATGCGCGCCAGCCGGTCCACGTCGCTGAAGAGGAGGTCGGCGCGCTTATACGCAGTCGCCCTGCGGGCAAAGCCGATGGTGAAGGTGTCGTAGTTCATGCCGGCCTGCGTCTGGCGGTTGACGTAATCGACGAGCTGGCGCTTCGCCTCCATATGCGCTGCCCAGAGCTCGTCGTCGGGGATGCGGCCTACGCGGACGAATATCTCGGGCTCGTTCGCCCAGCCGGGAAGATACTTGTCGTAGAGCCGCTTGAAGCTGTCGCAGGTCCAGGTGAAGGAGTGGACGCCGTTGGTAATGGCGTTGATCGCGTACCCCGGGAACATGCTCTGCGACACCTCGCCGTGCTTTTTGGCGACGCCGTTGATATAGTTGCTGAGGTTCAGGGCCAGCAGGGTCATGTTGAGATGCTCCTTGCCCCCGAACTCCCTGAGCGCATCGCGGGGAATGACCTCGCCCACGATACGCTGGACCATGTCGTACGGGAACTTATCGTGGCCTGCGGCGACGGGCGTATGGGTCGTGAAGACACAGAGGCTCCGCACCTTTTCGAGGTCCCACACGAGGCGCTCGTCCCATACCTCCTCGATATCCCTCTTGTGGCGCTTCAGCAGCTCGAGGGTGAGGAGGCTCGAATGGCCTTCGTTCATGTGGTACTTTCTGATCTCGAACCCGAGTTCGTCGAGCATCCGCGACCCGCCCAAACCGAGGACGATCTCCTGCTTCAGACGGTATTCAGCGTCTCCGCCGTAGAGGTAATGGGTAATGCCCCGGTCCTGGGGCGCGTTCTCCGGCAGGTCCGTATCGAGATAGATGATCGGTATCTTGCCGCCGGCCGCGCTCTCGACAAGATACATCCAGGAGCTGACCACGACCTCCCGTCCCTCCACGAAGACGCTCACCCGCTCCTTGAGCGGGGACATGAAGCGGGAGGGATCGAGCTCGTCGGGCAGCTCCGTCTGCCTGCCGTAGATGTCGAGCTCCTGCTTGAAGTAGCCTTTCCGGGTCAGGATGGATACGGCGACCATCGGGAGCTTCAGGTCTGCAGCGGATTTGATCGTGTCTCCGGCGAGGACGCCGAGGCCGCCGCTGTAGGTCGGCATATCGCTCCTCAATCCTATCTCCATCGAGAAGTAGGCTATCTTCGGTTCTCTAGTAAACGCATCGATCGATGCATAATTCATTACGCTTCCTCCTCACGCCAGAGTTGAAAAGACTGTCTCGGTATCGGGCTTCTTCGTTACTACAGGGGCAGCCGCTCCGCCCTTTTCAGCAGCTCGTCGAGCGCAGCGCGGCCGTCGTCGCCGATATCGATCGAATAATCGTTGACATAGAGCGCAACGTGTTTCATGATTACCTCGCCGGAAAGCTCCTGCGCATGGTGTCTGAGGTAAGGCATCACCTCATCCCGGTGATCGAGGGAATACCGTATGCTTTCCCGGATGAGGTCTTCGATCGTGCCGATGACCTCCGCGCCGAGGCTCTTCGCGGCAACGATGCCG
This is a stretch of genomic DNA from Nitrospirota bacterium. It encodes these proteins:
- a CDS encoding PBP1A family penicillin-binding protein → MRFKVVLILLVVLTGFLAGGFFAVAQGVPSIAELKKQRPTDGTKVYADDDTLIGEFKIEKGIFVPYDKVPAHLKNAVVAVEDSRFWRHKGIDYIGIARALVKDIMAASLKEGGSTITQQLAKILFLTPEKTIQRKLKEARLAMKLEKELSKKEILELYLNRVYFGHGAYGVEMASRTYFGKSVGQISLPEAAMLAGLIKAPTTYSPYNDLVRAKGRQEIVLARMEEEGFIKPSERTAAKTAALALSTARANTETYNYFLEYIRQQLEQKYGVETVYKGKLRVYTTLDKSAQANAQRALQEGLRQIDKMRGWRGPIGHREEIKEEMNAPRASFPIALGDIAAGVVISVGAKEAAIKARGITGTLMVGDALWASSVIDKSGKRVTHKDFKLTNILRRGDIVWVRFKNIAGRQVTFSLEQEPEVEGAVAAIEPETGYVRAIVGGYSFTKSEYNRALYAKRQPGSSFKPIIYAAALEHSFTPATVVNDAPVSYPGGAVGEWRPENYDRQYYGPTRLREALAFSRNIVTVKLIEAIGIDAVRSFAREIGIQAELPRELTIALGSTSVTPLELATVYATFANGGVRMNPITIKYITDAQGNVLESSDPEGIETVSPQTAFLMTSMMEDVISYGTGMRAAIGRPAAGKTGTSNDYKDAWFVGYTPQLVGCVWIGFDDMRRSLGSGIVGGKAAAPIWANFMKSTLAAEPLMPFAIPEGVIRVPIDPATGLLSPTGASEVFEYFRQGTEPREYGSGTGRVERTLASPSDVD
- a CDS encoding methylated-DNA--[protein]-cysteine S-methyltransferase; its protein translation is MRFDVYRYKSPWGALYCVFDGPFLAELAIKERPLSLETSPLSSIPPLTGPFAVELDRYFEGTLERFSQRVKLVMGTPFEQRVWRALGRIPYGETRSYKWIAEQAGSPAGFRAAGQALGKNPLPIIVPCHRVVAADGSVGGFSCGIEVKQWLLEHEKTSKKQEF
- the glgP gene encoding alpha-glucan family phosphorylase, which translates into the protein MNYASIDAFTREPKIAYFSMEIGLRSDMPTYSGGLGVLAGDTIKSAADLKLPMVAVSILTRKGYFKQELDIYGRQTELPDELDPSRFMSPLKERVSVFVEGREVVVSSWMYLVESAAGGKIPIIYLDTDLPENAPQDRGITHYLYGGDAEYRLKQEIVLGLGGSRMLDELGFEIRKYHMNEGHSSLLTLELLKRHKRDIEEVWDERLVWDLEKVRSLCVFTTHTPVAAGHDKFPYDMVQRIVGEVIPRDALREFGGKEHLNMTLLALNLSNYINGVAKKHGEVSQSMFPGYAINAITNGVHSFTWTCDSFKRLYDKYLPGWANEPEIFVRVGRIPDDELWAAHMEAKRQLVDYVNRQTQAGMNYDTFTIGFARRATAYKRADLLFSDVDRLARIGEGRLQIVYAGKAHPRDESGKKLIQRIFEIKERLKDKVKIAFLENYNMDLALKIISGVDVWLNTPLRPLEASGTSGMKATHNGVPNFSILDGWWIEGHIEGYTGWAIGPSPEVPADPARDADDLYHKLEQVIIPAFYDEKRLWIRIMQNAIGKNAYYFNSHRMMRRYVTEAYIR